ATTTCCCAGCGGACAGGGGTGCCAGTGGCACGGCTCATCCAGCTGAACAACATCACCAACCCCGATAGCCTCACCGTCGGTCAAATCCTCGTTCTGGACGAGACAGCCCAAGGAACCGAGGACACCGAGGAGGGCCTGTTGGACACCCTGTGGCGGTGGACTCAGAATTATGGCTGGATTGGCATTTTCCTTCTACTGAAATCCGTCGGTGTCCTCTAACTATCCCCCCGCCGTAGGCCCCTTGCCCCAAGGGGCCTACGGTTTCTTGCGCAACAACTACCGGTGGTTCGTATGAGTCAAAAGTTTGTGGGGATTGGCAAGGCCTG
The sequence above is a segment of the Bacillota bacterium genome. Coding sequences within it:
- a CDS encoding LysM peptidoglycan-binding domain-containing protein gives rise to the protein MRRIFLTLLLICVLLSSTLVSAAAQTYQVRPGDTLYAISQRTGVPVARLIQLNNITNPDSLTVGQILVLDETAQGTEDTEEGLLDTLWRWTQNYGWIGIFLLLKSVGVL